The sequence AAGGCGACAAGTATGGGGGATGACCTCTATCTATCGAAAATAGAGCCAGACAGAAGCCGAGGTGTCAATACCAATATGCTTTTAGGCAAGGTTTACCAAAAGATGGGCGATTATTCAAAGGCAATAGACCATCTTGCCAAGGCGGCTAAGATGAAGCCGTTTGATGATGAACTGTTAAAAGAACTTATGGAAATGGTAAAAAAGAATAAAGAAAAATGAATAAAGTATTGAATGCAATAAAAAGAGCTGTTGATATAGAGGCCAACAGTATTATTTCTTTAAGCAAAAGAATAGATAGCTCTTTTCTTGAGGCTGTTGAGTTGATTGATGGTTGTGAGGGTAGGGTAATTTTTTCTGGTATTGGAAAGTCGGGCCTTGTAGCAAAGAAGATATCATCAACATTTTCAAGTATAGGCATACCTTCTATGTTTGTTCATCCAGCTGAAGCAGCACACGGTGACTTAGGCATGATAAGAAAAGATGATGTAGCTATACTCCTATCCAACTCAGGCTCTACACCGGAGGTGCTGTTTTTGCTTCCCATGCTTAAGCGTTTTGGTTTGAAAATTATATCTATTGTGGGAAATGTAAACTCAGAGCTTGCAAAAAGGAGCGATGTTGTCTTAGATTCATCAGTTGAACAAGAAGCGACCTCTGTTAGTTTGGTTCCTACATCTTCGACAACAACAGCGCTTGTTATAGGGGATGCATTAGCCGCTGGTTTAATCGTAAAAAGAGATTTCAAGGAAGAGGATTTTGCATTTTTACACCCTGGAGGTGCTATCGGTAAGAAATTGCTTGTTAGAGTTGAGGATTTGATGCATTCTGGAGGTGATGTGCCTGTTGTTGGTAAGGATGAATCATTTGAAAAGCTTATCTATGAGATTTCATCAAAAAGACTTGGCATGACGACAGTTGTAAATGACAAAGGAGAACTTATAGGCGTTATAACAGATGGGGATTTAAGAAGGGCTATAGAAAAATACAAAGACAGCTTATTTAAAATAAAAGCTAAAGATATAATGAATAAAAATCCAAAAACAATAGATAGATTCTCCTTGGCTGCAAAGGCTGCAAATATAATGGAGAGCTATTCAATTACAAGTTTGGTTGTAATTGAAGATAACGGTAGAATTGAAGGTGTTATTCATATGCATGACATACTAAAAGCTGGGGTTTTATAATGATTAAGCTTGTAATTATGGATGTTGATGGCGTTTTAACAGATGGAAGGATAATATTGGACGATAACGGTGTTGAGTATAAATTCTTTGATGTGAAAGATGGTCATATATTTCACATTATTCACGGATTTGGAATAAAAACAGCTTTGGTTTCTGGTAGGCATTCAAGGGTTACAAAAGTTAGAGCAGAACAGTTGGGTGTAGAGGATGTCTATCAGGGTATACATAACAAACTTGTAGCCTTTGAACAGCTAAAAAAGAAATACAGCTTGAGTAATGAAGAGATAGCATACATAGGTGATG comes from Hippea maritima DSM 10411 and encodes:
- a CDS encoding KpsF/GutQ family sugar-phosphate isomerase; translation: MNKVLNAIKRAVDIEANSIISLSKRIDSSFLEAVELIDGCEGRVIFSGIGKSGLVAKKISSTFSSIGIPSMFVHPAEAAHGDLGMIRKDDVAILLSNSGSTPEVLFLLPMLKRFGLKIISIVGNVNSELAKRSDVVLDSSVEQEATSVSLVPTSSTTTALVIGDALAAGLIVKRDFKEEDFAFLHPGGAIGKKLLVRVEDLMHSGGDVPVVGKDESFEKLIYEISSKRLGMTTVVNDKGELIGVITDGDLRRAIEKYKDSLFKIKAKDIMNKNPKTIDRFSLAAKAANIMESYSITSLVVIEDNGRIEGVIHMHDILKAGVL
- a CDS encoding KdsC family phosphatase, with the translated sequence MIKLVIMDVDGVLTDGRIILDDNGVEYKFFDVKDGHIFHIIHGFGIKTALVSGRHSRVTKVRAEQLGVEDVYQGIHNKLVAFEQLKKKYSLSNEEIAYIGDDVIDIPPMILSGFSACPSDAHDEVKKVSDYISSFKGGRGAVRDIIEYIMKQEDLWGKMMEKYLLLDKHDIF